In Camelina sativa cultivar DH55 chromosome 17, Cs, whole genome shotgun sequence, the genomic stretch CATCGTCTTCGTTTGGCTCCTCGATCAGTGGTTTAGAACCCtagaaatgaagaagatgacggcgtgagaattttaatttttaaaggataaacaaacaaagaaccCTAGTTAGTTCACTACGGCACGTAACTGTATtcgaacccaaaaaaataagCCCATTAGAGAATTAAGGCccaatttaaacttttaagttttaagctaaaaaaagtaaaaaacagagCAGTGTAACCGTGTTTATTATTCCGGCGGCGTTTATTCTGATGACATCGGCGTTTACGTCACGCCTCAGTCGCAATTTTGTGTTCAGTCGGCAACTTATCGGCGACCTAAGGTCCATCGTTCGAATTCATGGCTACATGGTGAAAACAGGGATTGACAAGGACGATTTCGCAGTGAGCAAGCTTCTTGCTTTATCCTCTGTACTAGACATTCGATACGCTTCGTCGATCTTTCAACATGTCTCCAACACTAATCTCTTTATGTTCAACACGATGCTCAGAGGGTATGCGATGAGCGATGAGCCGGAGCGAGCATTTCGTGTTTTCAACCAATTGAGAGCTAAAGGTCTCACCTTGGACCGTTTCTCGTTTATCACGACTCTTAAATCATGTTCACGTGAATTGTGTAGTTCAATCGGTGAGGGGTTGCATGGGATCGTTTTGAGATCTGGGTTCATGGTTTTTACTGATTTGAGGAATGCCCTCCTTcatttttattgtgtttgtgggAGGATCAATGATGCTCGGaaagtgttcgatgaaatgccgcATAGTGTTGATGCTGTTTCGTTTAGTACTTTGATGAATGGGTATCTTCAGGTTTCTAAGCAAGGgttggttttggatttgttCAGGGATATGTGGAAGAGTGGTGTAACTGTTAGTGTTAGTACGTTGCTTAGCTTTCTTTCAGCTACTGGTGATGTAGGAGACTTGTCTGGAGCAGAATCTGCTCATGGGTTATGTATTAAGCTTGGTCTTGATTTAGACTTGCATTTAGTCACTGCTTTGATAGGTATGTACTCCAAAATTGGGGAAATCGGTTCAGCACGCAGGGTCTTTGATTGGGCCATTCGAAAGGACGTTGTTACATGGAATTGTATGATTGATCAATATGCCAAAATGGGTGTCCTTGAAGAGTGTTTATGGCTACTGAGGCAGATGAAGTACGAAAGAATGAAACCGAATTCATCTACATTTGTTGGGCTGTTGTCTTCCTGTGCAAAGAACGAGGCAGCATCTGTAGGACGGAGTGTTGGGAAGTTAGTGGAAGAGGAAAGAATGGCCTTGGATGCAAGACTTGGTACTGCACTCGTTGATATGTATGCAAAACTAGGAATGCTTGATAAAGCTGTTGAGATTTTTAATAGAATGAAGGATAAGGATGTAAAGTCCTGGACCGCAATGATCTCTGGTTACGGATCTCATGGACTAGCAAGAGAGGCAATGACACTATTCAATAAGATGGAGGAAGAGAACAGCAAAGTGAGACCCAATGAGATTACTTTCTTGGTTTTGCTGAATGCTTGTAGCCATGGAGGGTTGGTAATGGAAGGAATCAGATGCTTTAAGAAAATGGTTGAGACTTATCGCTTAACTCCCAAAGTTGAACATTATGGTTGTGTGGTTGATCTTTTGGGTCGAGCGGGGCAGTTAGAGGAAGCATACGAGTTAATAAAGAATTTACCTATCACAAGTGATTCAACAGCTTGGCGTGCTCTGCTAGCTGCTTGTAGAGTCTATGGGAATGCATATTTGGGGGAAAGTGTGATGATGAGATTGGCTGAAATGGATGAGGTACATCCGGCTGATGCAATTCTTCTTGCTGGGACACATGCTGTTGCAGGGAATTCACAAGGTCAACTAAAATCATTAGATAATGAGTTGAATAAAGCGAGAAAAGAAGCTGGATACAGCGCCATTGAAATAGAATAGGCAATCTCTTGAGTTCATTCACCTCTGTCTGACCTTTgtattgaatatattatatcagCAAATTGTGGATCAGATGCAGCAATAAGGTAAAACCCTGTATTTATACAATTATACTTTCTTGATGGAGTATTCTATGCTTTAGGACTGTAACTATGTATAGAGATAGGGACAATTGATCTTAATGAAACAGTTTTGATGGATAGTGAATCTATATGACTGATGTTCAGCGACTCTAAACATCCTTTCCTCTGCTTGTCCTTGTGTTAATTGTTTTAGGTTTTGGGTGAGCATAGGTTGCATTAAAAATGGCATATGATGTTTTGCTACGAACTTAAACTCAGTGGGTAAAACCTGATGAATTTGTTCCTTTTTAGTGGGCTCGTTTTTTACTAATGCAAGGAGGTTGAAATATTCGAATTGCGTAAGTAGCAGCTAATCACTAGTAAAATATTCGGATTTCTTGTTAAATTATTTTCCATTGAACTTTAGTCAATCTCAATCATTTTCTGAGTCACCGATAGCAAAGATGGGAGGCTTTTGTCAATTTGTCAAGTAGATGACGACCCCTAAAGTTACAATATTTAAGCACAGCCCTGGTAACTGATTCATTTGATGAAATGATGGTTGTCGCTGGCTTTGGGCTTCTGTTATCCAGGCTTGGAATTAAGATGAAATCCTCTAAACATATATAGTTGTACTGAGAAGATTCCTAAACATATATAGTTGTACTAAGAAAGTAGAACCTTACGATTAATCCGAGACAGTCACTATGTGGCTACTCAATTGTTATTCCGTTAAACCTCCATGCCATTTGAGTGGAGATTAGAAGTTGAGATGATGGAGATTAGAAGTTGAGATGATGTTGAAATCCTAGGCACAGATTCTAACTCCTTTTGTGTCTCTTCAAGATTGCAGGTTGCTAAGAGGGAGATCTCCACTGTCTTTAAACAGTTTGAGTTTGCGAGAATGTAGTCCAATAGTTTGTTCTCATATTCTCTTCCTCCATAGTCTCTCCACCTCAATATCTCTAGATGAGACAACAGGCATCCTGAAATAGAACTCGACTGATTCCAAGAAAGTGGGTGATCGCTGATTTCCTGGTATAAAATACATTTACTTTAATGGTAAGTTCATCAGAACTAGATATGCTTGTTTTAAGGGAGGATGGTATACTTACAGTGTCAATCGTAAGAGTTTTTAGTTTAGGAGAATTTTGAAGCAAAGACATAAGTGGTTCCAACCAATCTACTAAATCATCTGGACGAAAGTAAAACTCTATAAGCCGAGAGAACTTGATGGCGTTACAGCTTGCAACCTGtgatagaaattaaaaaaaaaataacattagttGACTAAGCAACAAGGAACAAAGAAGAGGAACGGGGATGTGTAATCGCTACCATTGATTTGGTAAAAAATAAGTGCAGATGTATGACAGAAGAAAGAGATCGCAGAAACTTTTCAACGTGGTTAGGAACAATACCGATGAATGCGTTATCAAGGCAAGACATATTCTCTATCAAGCAATAGTCCCAAACGTCAATTAAGTCCAACTTTGTCAATGAAGGGGATTCTATCATCAACAATCCATTGAGACCATCaacatcctcttcctcatcaaCCTCTAAGTCATTATCCTCTACCTCATCAACCTCATTATCCTCTACCTCATCAACCTCATTATCCCCTACCTCATCAACCTCATTATCCTCTACCTCATTGTTGAGGCAAAAATCCTCATAAATTAATGTTTCTAAGGAAGAAACTTTCACGGTAAAGTTCTTCAAGTTGTCATCCTCACGTCGACTCACTATCAGCCTCTTGAGAACAGAGGAACTTGATAAAAGCTTAAAAAGAGAGTCTTCGTCTTTATACACCACGTATGCGAGAGTCAGATATAAGAGAGATGGTAGGCGAGCCGGGAAAGAAACATCCACTAGAATCTGGTTGGATAGAGTTAAATCAACGAGCGTGTCGCATGTGTAAAGGCACTCAGGAAAGCTTGTGGGCTGTGCGGTCCATAGGAGCTTGAAATCTAACTCTTCCACACCTCTATTAACTCCGTTCTCAACCCACTTTCCGACATCAACGTCAACAGGACAACGTGGACCGAGTTGGACAGTCAAGCTCTCTAGTTTCGGTGCCTTATGGAGTTGCAATGAATTTTCAGTAAACCACCCAACGCTCTCGCTGCCATCGTCTTTGAACTCGAGTATACCCAGCATCGTCCAGACATAACGCCATCGTTTAGACAAGATTGAAGTGGCGACTGCATCTTTTGTGGGGACGTAGCACAAGATGCGCAAGAGCAAATCGTCGGGCAAAGCACAGATCCTAGTTTCGATTCCCTGACAACCTTCGGTTTCTATAACAGTTGATAGATGCTTCTCGTTGTGTATAATAATATCCCACAAAAAAGACCAACAACTTAAGAAACCCATAGATGTGATAATTTTATTCCCAATACTACACCTAATCACCAGTGGAACCAAACCCCCCTGGTCTCGTCTTTCTTGTCGCTATAGGTGTGACACGGAGAAACCCCTAATTTGTTTCTTGTCGCTAGGTTTTTAACTCGCATTGACACTTTAAAACCCCAAAAGTGAAAGGGCCGGGTTACAATTACTTTTGGAAggtatacaaataaatatatgtaaatatctTTGAGAATATTTTGAGAATATTTGAGACTTAGATGCTTAGCAATGTTGTGTTCCTTGTTTGATGAATGTATAGCTAAAGATACAAAGGAGACAGGATTGTAAAAGACAAACATTGTTTGATGAATGTATAGTGACGTATGTGTCGCTTGTGAGAGAGAGTTGATGATAGGTGATGTGCCGGTGACTCTATCCCTCCTAAAACAGTGTATCGGAGGTTAAGAAAGCCAGTTTCATAGTTTCATTACAAATATCCTATTAGTGACAGAGTGACTAACtaattacaaaatacaaaacactGGTTATAAAGTCTGATATACTAATATTCAAGTATTAAAGAAATGGGTGTATACAAAAGGGTGGGATGATATAACAGTCACGATTAAGACAGCCTGATTATGTTTGATTGAATAGAGTTGAGCCTAATTAAACATCACAACGCTAACACACTTTAATTGCTGGAATTAGTAACCAACTTTCTCAAGACAAAAGAGAGGAAAGGCACTAGAGATGTTTTAAGTTGAAGATGTAGTTTCCATCAAAGTCCTTACTCGAACTTGATTGCTTTCAGTGGAGGAACTGCACTAAACATGTTTTGCGTGGAAGACGTAGTTTCCCTCAAAGTTCTTACtcgattttgattgttttgccTTAAGGCGGGATAATTTTCTCTAATGTTTATAGTAAATTTTCTCTAATGttttatttagaaatttttttattatattaactatatatatgtaatatattttgtattttttaatctactataattttacatcagtacattatgtagtgtataatttcTATTGTCTACATGTagtggtttattatatacaagtTAGGATATCCTTATTATTCATTAAATTCAATTTAGTCaacaaatatacttttttgtgatttttctttttcatttataatttaGAGATAATAGTATGACACAAtgtattctatttttataattatatttttttttggtagaatatttttataattatatgagtatactataatttgactttgtaattttggttgttttatctctatatcatttaacacttttatatttatagttgtgcaaGTCGATTAAAATGGTGaagtgtttttttgtaaagtttgatttatatcaattttttcttattagtagggatcaaaaatctatatattaatatattagctacTGAAAAATACTTTGGTGAAgaagtaaaatttttttaacaatttttgtcAGTTTGGGccccaaattttttaaaaaattaaagttgttATCAACAGTTTAATCACTTGGCTttcaaacacatgaaaataagtgattatcaacagttttttagagaatggattaattaaaataaaatatttaatgctaatgggTGTTGATCCGatacttttggaaattttaataGGAGAAAATCTTCTTAAGTTAGattccaaatttgatattatttaaaataaaaaaataattgtaaaattaatgttaattgcatgattgtaaataagttCCAACTCcaagatttatttcataaatgtctccaaaaatgtatatatagatatttcaaTTATGTTTGGGTATGAAGATAGTAGAGAGAGTTagctaaacttgtttggatatgaatataatcatttaatgGCATTCAATAGtaaatgttttcaaaaacatatttttgagcaacaaaggctgcaaaaatactagtatagatacattttaaatcaaattttcaattatgtctaatatatattttaactagaTTAAAGTATTAAATCAAATTTCAGCTAATTTTcagcagaaaaaaaagaaaaatacattaacAAGTGAAGGaagttttgtcattttgtcGAGAATAGATTAATCTTTAGATCGATTAAAGTTGTCATGTTAAGTTTAGAGCATGCATTCTaccttttttatatgtttaaaaaaaaatatagtatgtaTATTATGTACTCTACATGTtctattgatttatttagtAGATGGGTGTACTTTCtcaaatttaatgataatttttaaatcaaacaaatttgtGGAGTAGatgtatttgtttataatttattgagtAGATGAatgtaaattttcaaatttaattatactttttttggTATATGATTGTACTTtctcaaatttaattataatttatttagttgaTGAGTGCACTTGTAATTTCTCAAATCTACATTTTTTACCTAAAGAACGAGTTTGTTCTAATGATGcacatatatgtttttaaactaGAACTAATCTGTTCATAGAGGGATTCGTTTAAAGAACAATTTCGAGATTCGAGAttcgagaaagagagatgatAGTTTAAAGAACAATTTCAAGATTCGAGATTCGAgattcgagagagagagaaggggagCGTCAGACATATTTATTTAGCCGTTTATTAGAGcagaacaaaaatttaaataatttcgaattattattttattatcttcaCACTTTAAAAGCATGTAAGCCGTTCGACCAGGATCttacttttgtaaataaatttactattttttcagtttttaaacAATGACACTAAGGCCATCTGCTGGTTTTTTACTGGTTTTACctttatgtataataattatttttgtaatagtaaaataatgattataaattttagttaaaagattaaaaaaaaatacaatgatgcagacaacaaaaaaatcatacccatagaagtttttcttttgcacaaaaatgttttatttttttcggggaaaatgtcaaaaaaaaaaaaacatgtgttatgttaaatataacattttttcgaaaatagtaaatttttgggattctaaaatattatagaaCCGTTCAACCGGTATACCAAAGGacgaaaatataccaaaaaataattaactcgTAGTATCGAAACCACCAGCAGAGACGGAgggttcatttttttctttttttttttttccattttttttttttaatcatcatcttcctcttctctcaaAAGAACCTCTCCTCCACCTTCAAAATCTCTTTCTCTGATATCTCTCTATCATCTACACACCGACGCTGCAAATATCCCGTACGCTATAtaagcttcttctccttttcaaatttttaattattattctatatCCTCCCTCTTTCCCCCAAATCTGTTCACGGAAGCTAAGAATACAATTCCAAACCCTAATCCGATCATCCCTCTTTCTCCGGTCAGTCTCCGATTCCCTCGATCCAccttattgtttttattaattctcCGTTTCAATTTATCGTTATTGTTTTTCTTGGAATTTTAGATTGATTTGAGTCGGTATTTGCTTTGGGATTcaggttttggtgttttcaaaaaaagatgagtaatcagaagaagaggaatttTCAGATAGAGGCGTTTAAGCATCGAGTCGTTGTAGATCCCAAATACGCTGATAAAACTTGGCAGATTCTTGAGCGTGCGATCCATCAGATTTACAATCAAGATGCTAGCGGTCTCAGTTTCGAAGAGCTTTACAGGTCTCtccttttgctctctctcttgatTCCTGCACGAATTTGTTGTGGTCATGTTTTCTAGAATCTCAATTACTTGGGGATTCAGCTTAGGTTTCGTGTTTTATTTTCCTTAGCTAGGCGAatgattttgttatgtttgtttcattctttttgCTCCAGAAACGCATACAATATGGTCCTGCACAAGTTTGGTGAGAAGCTTTACACTGGGTTTATTGTTACTATGACTGCTCATCTCAAAGAAAAATCCAAGCTGATTGAGGCAGCTCAGGGAGGATCGTTCCTTGAAGAGCTCAATAAGAAATGGAATGAGCACAACAAAGCCTTGGAGATGATTCGGGATATTCTCATGTACATGGATAGGACTTACATTGAGAGCACCAAAAAGACACATGTTCATCCCATGGGGCTTAGCTTGTGGAGGGATAACGTTGTGCATTTCACTAAGATACATACGAGGCTTCTAAACACTCTTCTTGATTTAGTGCAGAAGGAACGAACTGGTGAAGTCATAGACAGGGGTTTAATGAGGAATGTGATTAAGATGTTTATGGACTTGGGTGAATCTGTGTATCAGGAGGATTTTGAGAAGCCGTTTTTGGATGCTTCTTCTGAGTTTTATAAGGTTGAGTCTCAGGAGTTTATTGAATCTTGTGATTGTGGGGATTATCTAAAGAAAGCTGAGAAACGCCTGACCGAAGAAATTGATAGGGTAGGACACTACTTGGATCCCAAGAGCGAAGAGAAGATTACTAGTGTGGTTGAGAAAGAGATGATTGCCAACCACATGCAGAGACTCGTTCACATGGATAATTCAGGTCTGGTTTATATGCTTCTGCATGACAAGTATGAGGATTTGGGTAGGATGTACAACTTGTTCCGCAGGGTTACCAACGGTCTTCTTACCGTCAGAGATGTTATGACTTCACATCTTAGGGAGATGGGAAAGCAACTGGTTACTGATCCGGAAAAGTCAAAGGACCCGGTGGAATTTGTTCAGCGACTATTGGATGAGCGGGATAAATATGACAAAGTCATCAGCACGGCTTTCGGCAATGATAAAACATTTCAGAACGCGCT encodes the following:
- the LOC104756844 gene encoding pentatricopeptide repeat-containing protein At1g26900, mitochondrial-like; protein product: MTSAFTSRLSRNFVFSRQLIGDLRSIVRIHGYMVKTGIDKDDFAVSKLLALSSVLDIRYASSIFQHVSNTNLFMFNTMLRGYAMSDEPERAFRVFNQLRAKGLTLDRFSFITTLKSCSRELCSSIGEGLHGIVLRSGFMVFTDLRNALLHFYCVCGRINDARKVFDEMPHSVDAVSFSTLMNGYLQVSKQGLVLDLFRDMWKSGVTVSVSTLLSFLSATGDVGDLSGAESAHGLCIKLGLDLDLHLVTALIGMYSKIGEIGSARRVFDWAIRKDVVTWNCMIDQYAKMGVLEECLWLLRQMKYERMKPNSSTFVGLLSSCAKNEAASVGRSVGKLVEEERMALDARLGTALVDMYAKLGMLDKAVEIFNRMKDKDVKSWTAMISGYGSHGLAREAMTLFNKMEEENSKVRPNEITFLVLLNACSHGGLVMEGIRCFKKMVETYRLTPKVEHYGCVVDLLGRAGQLEEAYELIKNLPITSDSTAWRALLAACRVYGNAYLGESVMMRLAEMDEVHPADAILLAGTHAVAGNSQGQLKSLDNELNKARKEAGYSAIEIE
- the LOC104759416 gene encoding putative F-box/FBD/LRR-repeat protein At1g22000 encodes the protein MFSAVPPLKAIKFECSIGNKIITSMGFLSCWSFLWDIIIHNEKHLSTVIETEGCQGIETRICALPDDLLLRILCYVPTKDAVATSILSKRWRYVWTMLGILEFKDDGSESVGWFTENSLQLHKAPKLESLTVQLGPRCPVDVDVGKWVENGVNRGVEELDFKLLWTAQPTSFPECLYTCDTLVDLTLSNQILVDVSFPARLPSLLYLTLAYVVYKDEDSLFKLLSSSSVLKRLIVSRREDDNLKNFTVKVSSLETLIYEDFCLNNEVEDNEVDEVEDNDLEVDEEEDVDGLNGLLMIESPSLTKLDLIDVWDYCLIENMSCLDNAFIGIVPNHVEKFLRSLSSVIHLHLFFTKSMVASCNAIKFSRLIEFYFRPDDLVDWLEPLMSLLQNSPKLKTLTIDTEISDHPLSWNQSSSISGCLLSHLEILRWRDYGGREYENKLLDYILANSNCLKTVEISLLATCNLEETQKELESVPRISTSSQLLISIISTSNLHSNGMEV